One Nicotiana sylvestris chromosome 12, ASM39365v2, whole genome shotgun sequence genomic window carries:
- the LOC104225918 gene encoding probable glycosyltransferase At5g03795 has product MGLMYYRPPSSAVWLIIVPLVLLAAWYLGVQSSKNSLLVLSSQPSAKNVTTSTNLSATVEFSPPKFAAELKKDQLPKQDGVDHVTRKEPQMIFSKKKLSNLGRVEAGLGKVRGAIREAQSNSNNQTFDDSEYVPRGPCYWNPSAFHRSYIEMEKHFKIYVYEKGEPPVFHYSSSEGILGIEGIMIHQIEISKFRTNDPEKAHVYFLPFSVFSIVSYVYVVDSHQWGPMKNTVADYIDGISTKYPYWNRSLGSDHFMLACHDWAPEISTAVPYLYKNSIRVLCNANTSERFNPSKDVTLPEIYLPQGTMKGLIGGPSPSQRSVLVFHAGGIHGYIRQVLMEKWGKNDDQEVQIHEYLPKNVSYYGMIRKSKFCICPSGWEVASPRMVEALYMGCVPVLLKDHYVAPFSDVLNWKSFAVEMTSNDIPNLKKILMAISQKQYIKMQKRGLQVRRHFEVNFPPKRYDVFHMILHSIWLRRLNIQVRDT; this is encoded by the exons ATGGGATTAATGTATTATCGTCCTCCTTCAAGTGCTGTATGGTTAATTATAGTGCCATTAGTTCTATTAGCTGCATGGTATTTGGGTGTACAGAGTTCAAAAAACTCTCTTTTGGTCCTTTCTTCTCAGCCTTCTGCAAAAAATGTGACTACATCGACTAATCTCTCTGCTACTGTAGAGTTTTCTCCACCAAAATTTGCAGCAGAATTGAAAAAGGACCAGCTACCA AAGCAAGATGGTGTAGATCATGTTACAAGGAAGGAACCCCAGATGATTTTTTCCAAGAAAAAGTTGAGCAATTTAGGGAGAGTTGAAGCTGGGTTGGGAAAAGTGAGGGGTGCTATAAGAGAAGCTCAAAGTAATAGTAATAATCAAACATTTGATGACTCTGAATATGTCCCTAGAGGTCCATGTTACTGGAACCCCAGTGCCTTCCACAG GAGCTATATAGAAATGGAAAAACATTTCAAGATTTATGTATACGAGAAAGGTGAACCCCCTGTTTTTCATTATAGTTCAAGTGAAGGTATCCTTGGAATAGAAGGAATTATGATTCATCAGATTGAGATAAGCAAATTTCGGACGAATGATCCTGAGAAAGCTCATGTTTACTTCCTTCCATTCAGTGTGTTTTCCATAGTAAGCTATGTTTATGTTGTTGATTCTCACCAATGGGGTCCTATGAAGAATACAGTTGCTGATTATATTGATGGTATCTCCACAAAATACCCTTATTGGAATAGAAGCCTTGGATCTGATCATTTCATGCTTGCTTGCCATGATTGG GCTCCTGAAATTTCCACAGCGGTTCCATACTTGTACAAGAACTCGATTAGAGTACTATGCAACGCGAACACTTCTGAAAGATTTAATCCCTCAAAGGATGTAACTTTGCCAGAAATCTATCTCCCTCAAGGTACAATGAAAGGCTTAATTGGAGGGCCATCTCCGTCCCAACGTTCTGTTTTAGTCTTTCACGCGGGAGGTATTCATGGCTACATAAGGCAAGTGTTAATGGAAAAATGGGGAAAGAATGATGATCAAGAAGTGCAAATTCATGAGTATCTTCCTAAGAATGTTTCATATTATGGTATGATTAGAAAGAGTAAGTTTTGTATTTGTCCTAGTGGATGGGAAGTGGCTAGTCCAAGAATGGTTGAAGCACTTTACATGGGATGTGTTCCTGTACTATTGAAAGATCATTATGTTGCACCTTTTAGTGATGTTTTGAATTGGAAAAGTTTTGCtgttgaaatgacttcaaatgaTATACCTAATTTGAAGAAGATTTTGATGGCAATATCTCAAAAACAGTACATTAAAATGCAGAAGAGAGGACTTCAAGTAAGGAGGCATTTTGAGGTCAATTTCCCTCCTAAGAGGTATGATGTTTTTCATATGATTCTTCATTCTATTTGGCTTAGAAGGCTCAACATTCAAGTCCGCGATACGTGA